TGGTGTTCGGCAAGCGCTCGCCCGCCTTCGAAAACAGTACTGCGCCGGTGGCGGCAAGCGACTGCTCAAGGCGCTCACGCAGGACAAGCAGGCGATCATGCTCTTCGCGCTGACGCTTTGCCGCAAGCTCGCAGGCAAGGCCGAAACCGACGATTGCAGCCACGTTCTCGGTACCCGAGCGCAGCCCGCGCTCCTGACCACCGCCGGCGATCAGGGGGGCGAGTTCAACCCGCTTGTCCACGATCAGGGCACCGGCACCTACCGGACCACCGATCTTGTGCGCCGACAGCGTCATTGCATTGGCGCCCAGCGCACGGAAATCAACTTCGATCTTGCCAAGGGCCTGCACCGCATCCGTGTGCATGTAAGCACCACCGGCGCGGGCCTCGGCTGCATGGGCGCGCACGTCCTGCAGCACACCGGTCTCGTTGTTCGCCAGCATGACGGAGACCAGAGAAGGCCTGGCTTCAAGCGTCGAGCGCCAGTCATCTGCGCGCAGACGCCCTTCGGCATCCACACCCACTTCTCGCATCACCCAGCCGCTGCGACGCAGCTGCCGTGCAGGCTCCCGCACACAGGGGTGCTCGACCGCACTGACCGCCACCAGGCCAGGTTTCATCATGGCGGCTGCACCCTTGATGAAGAGATTGTTGGCTTCCGACCCACCGCTGGTAAATACCACCTCGGTCGGATGCGCGTTCACCGCCGCCGCCACCTGAGCGCGCGCAGTGTCGATTGCGGCGCGCGCCTGACGACCGTACTCGTGACGGCTCGAAGCGTTGCCGAAGCGTTCGCCAAGCCAGGGCAGCATTGCCTCGCGCACCGCCGGATCGAGCGGTGCACTCGCATTCCAGTCGAGGTATACCGGGGCAAACATGCTAGTCACCTGTTCAGGCCGTCGCCACGTCTTGCAACGTGCTCGCTGCGCGACGACGCACTTCACGCAGCACGTTCACATCCGGATCGGGCTTCACTTCACGCGCAACCAGCGCGCCGAGCGTCACCGAATCCAGATAGGCGTACATGCGCTTGTTGAGATTGGTCCACAGGTCGTGCGTCAGGCATCGATGCTCGTCGTGGCAATTCTGCTTACCACCGCACATTGTCGCATCAAGCGGCTCGTCGACCGCAATGATGATGTCGGTTACCGTGATCGAGCGCATGTCGCGCGCGAGACGATATCCACCACCGGGACCACGCACACTCGTCACCAGCTTGTAGCGACGGAGCTTGCCGAACAACTGCTCCAGATAGGACAGAGAGATCTTCTGGCGCTCGGCGATGCCGGCGAGGGTAACCGGACCGTCCGCCTGTCGCGCAGCCAGATCGATCATCGCCGTAACGGCAAAGCGACCTTTAGTCGTGAGTCTCATGATGATTCCTCGAAGCAGAATTGAGGGCAAACGGGCGAATACCCGAACATTTCACTCAACTATACATATCCCGACAAAAACGGTCAACTAATCGGCTTTCAGCCCATTCAATCGACCATCTTGGACAATCGGGACGCATCGAAATCATCAGAAGACTCGACCGAGGGGTCCAGTTTCAAGCCCGCTGCTTCCATCCGTTTGCAGATCACCTGGAAGCGGCGGTCGGTCTCTACCGCGTGATCGAGCAGACCATGCAAGGCCTTCGCCACCGGGTCGTCCATGTCACGGGTCACACCGTAGGCAGAGAAGCCCATCTGCTCCGCTTTCTGTGCGCGCTCGGCGTCGCGCTCGGCGTCGAGCACACGCGCCGGGTTTCCAACCGCTGTTGCCCCCGCGGGTACCGGTTTGACGACGACGGCGTTGGAGCCGATCTTGGCGCCGTCACCAACCGTGAATCCGCCCAGCACTTTCGCCCCTGCCCCCACCACGACCCCTTTTCCGAGTGTCGGATGGCGCTTCGTGCCGCGATAGAGCGATGTTCCACCCAGCGTGACGGCCTGGTAAATGGTGCAGTCGTCACCGATCTCGGCCGTTTCTCCGATCACGACGCCCATGCCATGATCGATGAACACCCGACGCCCGACGACAGCGCCCGGATGAATCTCGATCCCGGTCAGAAAACGGCTGACGTGACTGACGAAGCGGCCGAGCCAGAACAGGCGTCTTTGCCAGGCGGCATGCGCAAGGCGGTGAAAGATCAGCGCGTGCACACCCGGATAGCAGGTCAACACCTCCAATGTAGAGCGGGCGGCAGGGTCGCGTTCGCGAACGCTGGCCAGGTCTTCACGCAGGTGTTCAAACATTTGACGCAGTCTCCGGGAAAGATGAAACAGGATTCGAATGCCCAAGCGTCTTGGGCAACAATAGTCGACTATTTTACTAGGCTTTGCGCTGAAAGCTAGAGAGCATTCCACGAAGAATGCCGACCTCTTCCTTTTCAAGCCTGATCCGGCCAAAAAGCCGGCGGAATCGCGGCATCAGCCTGCGCGGGTTCTGCGGCTCATGAAAACCGCTTTCGGTCACCGCCTGCTCGAGGTGCGCGAGAAACCCCTCGACCTCGGCGTGCGTCGCAGGCTGAGGCTGAGGATCTCCCGCGTAGACCTCGGGTGGTTCGAGTGCAGCCATGCGCAGTTCGTAGGTGAGCAACTGCACGGCAGCGCCCAGGTTGAGCGAGGAAAAGTCAGGATTGGTCGGAATCGTCACCGGCATTGCACACAGGCCGACCTCGTCGTTGGACAGGCCGCTGGTTTCATTGCCGAAGACCAGCGCAAGTTCGCCGCGATCCGCCCACTGCACCATTTCTGCCGCGGCTGCACGCGCCGTGACGCGCGGCAGACTCAATTCGCGACGACGGGCGGTGACCGCTGCAGCCAGCACCGTGCCTGCAAGCGCCTCTTCGAGCGTATCCACGACACGCGCCGATTCGAGCAGGTCCGTGGCCCCGGAAGCCCGTGCATCGGCCACCGGATCAGGGAAACAGGCAGGCGACACCAGCCACAATTGCGACAGGCCCATGGTTTTCATCGCGCGCGCGGCAGCCCCGATATTGCCAGGATGACTCGGCCGGGAAAGCACGACACGGATGCGATCAAGCGCAAAGCCGCCATTCATATTAAAATTCACCGTTTTTCGTATCTGATCGTGACGGGGCGCACTGCCCTGGACCGCTCCACCCGCCGAGACCGAGCCGCATGCATCCCATCCTGAATATCGCCGTAAAGGCCGCCCGCCGTGCCGCAACCGTCATTAACCGGGCTTCGACCCAGATCGATCTGCTTACGGTCGAGTCCAAATCGCCCAACGACTTCGTGACCGAGGTTGACCGCGCTGCCGAGAAAGCCATCATCGAAGTACTTCGTGAAGCCTACCCGGGGCACGGGATTCTAGCAGAGGAGTCCGGCGAGTCCGGCGCCGAAAGCGAATTCGTGTGGATCATCGATCCCCTCGATGGCACCACGAACTTCATCCACGGCTTCCCGCAGTACGCGATCTCCATCGCATTGACCAAAAACGGTGTGCCCGAGCACTGCGTCGTGTACAACCCGGTCAACAACGAACTGTTCACCGCAACGCGTGGCAGCGGAGCCTATCTCAACGACCGCCGCATTCGCGTGTCGCGTCGTGTGCGCCTTGCCGACGCCCTGGTTGGTACCGGCTTCCCCTACCGCGAATTCGGCAACATCGACGCCTACCTCGCCATGTTCCGCGAGTTGACGCAGAAGACTGCGGGCATCCGTCGGCCGGGTGCCGCCGCGCTTGATCTGGCATATGTTGCAGCCGGGCGCCTTGATGGCTTCTGGGAAATGGGCCTCGCACCGTGGGACATGGCAGCGGGCGTCCTGCTGGTTCAGGAGGCTGGCGGCCTGGTGTCCGACTTTGCGGGCGAAGGCAACTTCCTGACGACGGGCAACGTGGTTGCCGGCACCCCCAAGGTGTTCGCTCAGATGCTGCCCATCATCCAGTCCTACCGCAACGACAGCATCCAGAGCTGATCCGCTCTTGCCGGGACACTGCACACTCGTGCGGTGTCCCGTGACGGAAAACGCAGTACTTGCTCCCGCTATCAGACCACGCTGTAGCGGAACTGCCCCTGCTCGCCTGCCGAGACCCGGATTTCGCTGACGGCTTCGCCATCGGCCATGCGGGCAAGCACCTCGCCCGCGATCTCGGGGAGCAGGGATCCATTCAGGATGTGGTCGACGTTACGCGCACCGGAGTCCACTTCGGTGCAACGCGCCAGCACGGCCTCGGTCAAGGTGTCGTCATGGATGAAGCGCGCCTTGTGGTTTGCGGCCACGCGCTCACGAATACGCGCCAGCTTGAGCTGGATGATCTCGGCCAGCACCGTGTCGCTGATCGGATAGAAGGGCACCACCTTCATGCGCCCGAGAAATGCAGGCTTGAAGCGCTGTTGCAGCACCGGTGCCAGACGGGAGCCGAGCTCTTCTGCAGTGGGCACGGCTTCATTCGCGAGGTTCAGACACGACGCCATGATCTGCGCGGAGCCAACGTTGCTCGTGAGGATGATCAGCGTGTTGCGGAAATCGATCTCGCGCCCTTCAGCGTCTTCGAGCACCCCCTTGTCAAAGACCTGAAAGAACAGTTCGAGCACATCGGGATGGGCCTTTTCGACCTCGTCCAGCAGCAGCACACAATGCGGATTGCGCCGCACCGCCTCGGTCAGCACGCCGCCTTCCCCGTATCCGACGTAGCCGGGCGGAGCCCCCTTCAGGCCTGCTACCGAATGAGGCTCCTGATACTCGCTCATGTTGATCGTGACCAGTTTGCGCTCACCCCCATAGAGCAGGTCGGCCAGCGCAAGCGCAGTTTCCGTCTTGCCCACGCCTGAAGGGCCGACAAACAGGAAGACCGCCTTGGGCTTGGACGGATCCTCCAGATTGGCCCGCGCCGTTCTCACGCGCTGCGCGACCGCCTCAAGTGCATGATCCTGGCCCCTGACCCGTTCGGCCATCAGCGCCTTGAGCCCAAGAATGGTCCGGATCTCATCCTTGAGCATCCGCCCGAGCGGGATGCCCGTCCACCCCGACACCACATCGGCAACCAGTTGACGATCAACCTGCAAGGGAACCATCGATGCGTTCTGCTGCACCGAGGCCAGCGTCTTCAGCAGCCGGTCGAGGGTGCCGCCACGCCGCCGCCCCGAACCCCTTGCCGAAGCCCCGGTCGCGGGAAGTGCCTCGAGTGCAGTCTGCGCCTGGCGGATCTTCGCCACGAGGGTCTGTTCGTGTTCGAAGCGCCTGTGCAGGACCTCGAGCTCCTTCGACTGCCTTTCGATCGCCGTATCCAGTTCCGCAAGGCGCTCGCGGTGTGCGGCCAAACTCAGCGATTCCCGCTTCAGGGCAGACTGTTCCTCTCGCAGTCGGGCCAGGCCCTGCCTTGCGTCCTCCAGCTCAGCAGGGGTTGCGCATTGCCCGAGTGCGACGCGCGCGCAGGCGGTATCGAGCACACTGACGGCCTTGTCGGGCAGCTGTCGTGCGCCGATGTAGCGGCTGGACAAACGCACGGCCTCGACCACCGCCTCGTCCAGAACCCTGATCCCGAAGTGCGCCTCCAGCGCGGGCACCATGGCACGCAACATCGCACAGGCGAGCGTCTCGTCGGGCTCGTCGATCCGGACGACCTGAAAGCGGCGCGAAAGCGCAGCATCCTTGTCGATGTACTTCTTGTACTCCGACCAGGTCGTCGCCCCCACGGTGCGCAATTCCCCGCGCGCGAGCGCCGGTTTGAGCAGGTTCGCGGCATCGCCTTGCCCCGCAGGCCCACCCGCACCGATCAGTCCGTGCGCCTCATCGATGAACAGGATGACCGGACGCACACTGGCGCGGACTTCGTCGATGACGCCCTTGAGACGCTGCTCGAACTCACCCTTCACGCTCGCGCCTGCCTGCAGCAAGCCGATATCAAGTGCGAGCAGCTCCACATCCCTCAGCGCCGGAGGCACATCGCCACGGGCGAGCCGAATGGCGAGGCCCTCGACCACTGCGGTCTTTCCAACCCCGGCCTCACCCGCAAGCATGGGGTTGTTCTGCCGTCTCCTCATCAGGATGTCGATCATCCTGCGAATCTCGGCGTCACGCCCGATCACCGGATCCAGCTTCCCCTCGCGCGCCAGTCGGGTCAGGCTGACCGTAAAGCGGTCGAGCGCAGGGGTACGGCGCAACGCTGGGTCAGGCCCGGAGCGCGCAAAGCCATTGCTGCCTTCTGCATCAGCAGCGGAACACGGCGCCACCCCGCCCTCACTTGAGCCCGTCGTAAGCGAATCAAACTCGGCCCGCAAGACATCGATGCGAACCCGGCCCAGGGTGGCAGGATAACGCTGCGCAAACTGGCTCAACTCCGGGTCCCCTGCAAGCCCGAACAGGAGATGAGCGCTGCGAACGAAAGGTGATTGTGACTCGAGAGAGGCATGCAACCAGGCACGCTCCAGCAAACGCACAAGCCGTGCCGAGAACACCGGCGTTTGTCCGTTTCCAGTCTGATGCCCGGAGAGTGTCCGTTCGAGATCGTCTGCAAGCGCACCTGCACTCACGCCAAAGCTGCGGCACACCAGAACGAAGTCGGTCGTTTCCTGTTCGCACAATGCGAGCAGCACATGCTCGGGTTCGATGACATGGTGAGTGCGGGCGACGCAAAGACTGGCGGCCCGTTCGAGCGCAACACGGCAGTCGGAGTTGAGCTTGCCAATCAGGGATTTGAGCGAGATGTGCATGGTGAGGACAGAACTCAGGAAGGGTGAAGATCGAACGCGGCGTCGCTGCGGTCGGATGCCGCGGGACGGGAACACACAAAGCTGTCAAATCCGAGCCGATACACGGGGCGCCCGGACAGCCTGCAGGGCTTCACATCCTCGGCCTTGAGCACCGGTCGAACCTCGTATTCGAGCCGAAGCCCGGTAAGCAGCTGCAGCAATTTCTTCATCGCCGCTGCACGCTCACTCCCAGGAAGGAAGGCACGGTAGGTAGACAGTGGCAACGGCCCGAGGAAGATGCGGACACGCAGATCGCATTGCCAGACCCGCTCACCCAGCAAGACATCGTGACCGAGCATCGCGTTTGCCTGTCCAAGCCTGGCGCACTGTGGCGCCTCAAGCCGGTACCAGCGGCCAACGAACTGTTCCAGCCGAACCGCGACCCGGAAGTACGACGAAAGCACGCGCTGCAGCGCAGTTCCCGACACCGGGCGCTGCCGGATCAGGGCCGCGAAATGCGCCAGCGACTCATCGTCAATCGCGCCTGGCGCCTGATTCAGACGATCGCGCAGCCCATCCTGACCGAGGCCGCAGAACGCAAGCACCTGGGGCAGGAAATGCTTGCGTCTGTCATGCTCGTACATCAGCGCGAGCTTGTATTTTCTCCACGCCAGATAGAACTGAGCGACAACGCGGTTGGAGAAGAGATCGAAGAAGGCATGCGCGCCGCGGTCACCGGCCATGCGCAGGGACTCTATGACCTGTTCGGTGTAGTGCGCGGGCAGACTGCCGTGGATGCCGAGAAAGCCAATGAAGCTCGGCGTCAGCTCCACCGCCCGCACAGCCATGGGCATCTCACTGTCCTGCGCGTCGTCCCGTACGGGTTTAACCGCCTCGAGCTGGCTCGGCGCGAAACCGAGCGCGAGCGAATTGGAGAAGCGCAACACTGGCGGGAGCACACTCTCCCGCCGCAATCCCGAACCGAACTCACGCTCAAGCAGGCGGACCGACTGAAAGAACTCGAAGGACCACGGGGCTTCGAGCAGATGCCCGATCAGCCCAGGATCGACTCGCCGCTGCGTGGTTTGCACCGGATCAACTCCTCGGCTGTGCGGCTCGACACCAGCACCACCTGGACAAAACTGTTGAGATGAACGTAGAGGCCGAAAAAACGATCCATCACACGGGCAAAGACGTCCAGACCACTACCGACGAAGGCATCCTCGTCAATCGTGACCCTGACCTCAATGCCGCGCACGAAGCAGGCGAAGGGCTTGCCGTTGAGCCATGTGGTTTTCGTGACATGTTCGATGCCCTTGATCCCATCGATCTTCCGGCCATTGAGCGCGTTGCGTGGGAGGTCATACAGGCACAGCATTTCACGGAACGCCTGCAAACCACTCCCGGATATGGAGAGATGATTCAGGGAAAGGTGCGACACAAGACGCCACAGACCATCCCGCTGATGGTCGAAGCGACAGGGCGCGCTCGGCCGCCTCAGCAGACGAAGCGCACCGAGATGTGGATCCCCCTCTGGAATGAGCTCTGCGCCCGGTCCATTGACCGGCAGCAAGGTCGGCAAGTCACGATTGGTGCACGTGAGTGCTACGCTGAGCACATCGGATTGACGTGACGGCACCCCCGCTGCCGACTCGACGATTGCGATGCGGGTTTCATGGCCAGGACTCTTCTCCGCAAGCTGCGCATCACGCGAAGAAATCCAGTAGTTGCCATCCTCGGTTGCACGTTCGCCATGGCGCAGGGAGAAGAACGGACGAAACTCGGTCATCTGCTCACCCTGACCGCTCTGACTGACCCGATGAACCGAGTCGATGGACGCAACCTCGTAGGCATAGGCGCGACGCGCATCGGCAATCACCGGATAGCAGGTCTTCTGACCACTCAAGCGGATCGGCTCGCCACGCCTGTGAAAGAGGTTTACGACCGGCACACAGCCTGTGCGCAGGGTCCGTGTATCGATGCCCTGAAGCAGGCGCGCCGCATCGCTTTCTGCATGCAGGCCGGTAAGGGCGAAGTGAAGCGTGAGTTCGTCGTGCTCCGGCAGATCCGGTGGCAATCTGTCGAGGCACAGGTCAAAAAAGCTGAATTTCTCCGGGAAGGCAAAGTATTCGGTCAGGTAACGGTAACCGTCATGCACGTTGGACGGATAGTCGACCAGCGCCTCTTCCGCCCGAAAGCCAACGGCTTCAATCAGGCTTGCGGCCACGCGCTGCCAGCGGGATTCACACTCGACAAATGTAGCGGAAACAGAGAGGAACAATGCATCGCGCAGTGCAGCCGTCACCGATTGCGCAGCATCGATAAACAGGCGCACCGTTGATTGTCCTGACCACGCAGCCTCCCCAGAACCTTGAGTGCGTCGCAGGCCCAGACTCAGCATCGCGCTGGCGCCCGGAGGCAGGCTGACCCCGGCAGGCAAGCGTGGAAGCGGGCTGAAACACGCACGACTCAGGTGCATTGTGGATGTCGATACGTCCCAGGCTGTCCTGAAGGTACATTCGGCGCCATTCACGGCGCGTGACTTCAGCGTACTTCCTCGCGGAATCGTGATGCCTTCAGGCGGCACCGAAGACATGTCCGCGTTCTGGAGACAGGCGATCGAGCACGACGGAAACGGGCGCAGGTAATGCGGGTACAGCACGCTCAGCAGCGACTCGGCGAACTCCGGATAACTGTCCTCCAGGCGTTTGCTGACACGGGCACTGAGCAACGCGAAGGACTCGATCATGCGCTCGACATGGGGGTCATCCGAGCCCTCCCCCGACATCATCAGACGGGAGGCAATCCTGGGATAACGCTCGGCGAACTCCCGTCCGTGGGTGCGCAGGAATGCAAGTTCGCGCTCATAGTGCGGGAGCAGGTCCTTCATCTCAAACCCTCGCACGCGCCATGCTGTCGGGCCCGACCAGATACTGCTGTGTCGTGGGCTTGAGCATCAGGTCGAAACTCACCGCCTCGCAAAGCGGCCGGACCACCAGCAGCGCCCTGATCGTGAACAGCAGACGGTTCTCCGATCTGCGATCGCTGTCGAATGCCACATCGACATTTCTCAGACGAGGCTCATTCAGGACAATCGCTGCGCGCAATGCCTGCAGAATTGCAACACGGTCTGCGAGGCTGCTCAGACTCAGGCTTGAGAAATCGCTCAACCCATAGTGAACGACCGAGCGCCTCGCTTCTGGAAATGCGTGAAACGCTGCGTCTGGCATGCCAAGACGCGTATTCAGCAAGGATTCGAGATCCCGCGCGACAGACGCCTTGAGCTGATCCAGGGACAAGCCCTGATGCGGCGCCGGATCATTTTCACCACCAAACAGTTTCTCGTGCAGAGAGGGTTCAAAACCTGTCACGTCATCTCGCTCCGCCCGGGGTGACACCAACGATCGCCACCCCGCAAATCACATCTGCACTCAATTCAGGCTTGGCGTGTTCGTGGCAAGATTCCACGCGCCCTGAATATTGACCTTGCCCGTCTTGCTGCCGTCGATATTCAGCTCATCGTAGGTCCACTTGACCGCGGAGTACTTGAGCGAAAAGCTTTCCATCGGAATACCCTCGCTCGATACATTCGGCGACACTGACGCCACCAGCACGTTCTTGAGCTCGATCTTCAGGTACTGGTGGCGATTCTGCGTTGTGCCAGGGTTGCCGGTCGTATTCTTTCCGCCATGTGCACGATAGAAACAGATCACCACATCATTGATCACGAGGCCCGACGAGCAGGCCTGATAGAGCTTGGGACTGGCCCCGTCGATATCCTTGGTGAACACCATTTCATCGTGCTCGCAACGCTCGGCCGTGTGTCCGCCCGAACTCGACGCCGTCGCAGATTTCGGCTGTCGAATGGAGTGCGACCAGGTGTAAACCTCGATCTGATCCTTGTGCTTCGAATCCCGTGAATCCCCCTTGATGTCGCTACCCTTGAACTCAACGTAGATATCCTTCATTTCCCATCAACTCCCCGGTGATTGAACAGAAAACTCAACTCTTGCTTGTCTGCGGCAGTTCGGCTACGAGCCGCAGGGAAACCGACAGCTCGTCGAGCTGAAAATGGGGGCGGATGAACGACACCGCGCGATAGACGCCCGGCCGCCCCGGCACTTCGCTGACCTCGATGGACGCCTCACGAAGCGGAAACTGCGCCTTCGTTTCCTGCGATGCAGAATCATCTGCAGTGACGTACTGGTCGATCCATCGCTGCAAATAGCGCTCGACGTTTGTCGCCGACGCGAAGCTCCCGATCTTTTCGCGCATCATGGCCTTCATGTAGTGCGCGATCCTGCACACCGCAAAGATGTACTGCAGCTGCGCGGATAGCGAGGCGTTCGCGTTTGCGGAATCGGTGTCGTACCGCCGCGCCTTCTGCGCCGACTGCGCACCAAAGAAGGCCGCGTAGTCGGTGTTCTTGCAATGAACAAGGGGCATGAAGCCGAGATCACTCAGTTCCTTTTCGCGGCGGTCTGTAATGGATATTTCGGTCGGACACTTGAGTGTGACCTCACCCTCATCGGTCCTGAACACGTGAGCAGGAAGATCCTCGACCAGACCACCGCCTTCCACACCCCGAATCGCTGCACACCAACCGTGGCGCTCGAATGCGCTGGTCAGCCGGGCTGCGAAAGCGAAGGCCGCGTTGCACCACAGGTAGCGGGAGTGATCCGCGCCGTCGACATCCTCGATGAAGTTGAACCCCTCAGTGACGAGTCCATCCACAGGGTTGTAAGGCAGGCGCCCGAGAAACCTTGGCAGGGTGAGTCCGACGTAGCGTGAATCCTCGGACA
This genomic interval from Parazoarcus communis contains the following:
- a CDS encoding cysteine desulfurase family protein — translated: MFAPVYLDWNASAPLDPAVREAMLPWLGERFGNASSRHEYGRQARAAIDTARAQVAAAVNAHPTEVVFTSGGSEANNLFIKGAAAMMKPGLVAVSAVEHPCVREPARQLRRSGWVMREVGVDAEGRLRADDWRSTLEARPSLVSVMLANNETGVLQDVRAHAAEARAGGAYMHTDAVQALGKIEVDFRALGANAMTLSAHKIGGPVGAGALIVDKRVELAPLIAGGGQERGLRSGTENVAAIVGFGLACELAAKRQREEHDRLLVLRERLEQSLAATGAVLFSKAGERLPNTSFFGFEGLDGETLVGKLDRAGFACASGSACSSANPEPSHALLAMGVAPELARSAVRVSLGRDTTAQQLADFDTALARIVHELRNLAAMAA
- the iscR gene encoding Fe-S cluster assembly transcriptional regulator IscR yields the protein MRLTTKGRFAVTAMIDLAARQADGPVTLAGIAERQKISLSYLEQLFGKLRRYKLVTSVRGPGGGYRLARDMRSITVTDIIIAVDEPLDATMCGGKQNCHDEHRCLTHDLWTNLNKRMYAYLDSVTLGALVAREVKPDPDVNVLREVRRRAASTLQDVATA
- the cysE gene encoding serine O-acetyltransferase, giving the protein MFEHLREDLASVRERDPAARSTLEVLTCYPGVHALIFHRLAHAAWQRRLFWLGRFVSHVSRFLTGIEIHPGAVVGRRVFIDHGMGVVIGETAEIGDDCTIYQAVTLGGTSLYRGTKRHPTLGKGVVVGAGAKVLGGFTVGDGAKIGSNAVVVKPVPAGATAVGNPARVLDAERDAERAQKAEQMGFSAYGVTRDMDDPVAKALHGLLDHAVETDRRFQVICKRMEAAGLKLDPSVESSDDFDASRLSKMVD
- a CDS encoding RNA methyltransferase; its protein translation is MNGGFALDRIRVVLSRPSHPGNIGAAARAMKTMGLSQLWLVSPACFPDPVADARASGATDLLESARVVDTLEEALAGTVLAAAVTARRRELSLPRVTARAAAAEMVQWADRGELALVFGNETSGLSNDEVGLCAMPVTIPTNPDFSSLNLGAAVQLLTYELRMAALEPPEVYAGDPQPQPATHAEVEGFLAHLEQAVTESGFHEPQNPRRLMPRFRRLFGRIRLEKEEVGILRGMLSSFQRKA
- a CDS encoding inositol monophosphatase family protein; the protein is MHPILNIAVKAARRAATVINRASTQIDLLTVESKSPNDFVTEVDRAAEKAIIEVLREAYPGHGILAEESGESGAESEFVWIIDPLDGTTNFIHGFPQYAISIALTKNGVPEHCVVYNPVNNELFTATRGSGAYLNDRRIRVSRRVRLADALVGTGFPYREFGNIDAYLAMFRELTQKTAGIRRPGAAALDLAYVAAGRLDGFWEMGLAPWDMAAGVLLVQEAGGLVSDFAGEGNFLTTGNVVAGTPKVFAQMLPIIQSYRNDSIQS
- the tssH gene encoding type VI secretion system ATPase TssH, which codes for MHISLKSLIGKLNSDCRVALERAASLCVARTHHVIEPEHVLLALCEQETTDFVLVCRSFGVSAGALADDLERTLSGHQTGNGQTPVFSARLVRLLERAWLHASLESQSPFVRSAHLLFGLAGDPELSQFAQRYPATLGRVRIDVLRAEFDSLTTGSSEGGVAPCSAADAEGSNGFARSGPDPALRRTPALDRFTVSLTRLAREGKLDPVIGRDAEIRRMIDILMRRRQNNPMLAGEAGVGKTAVVEGLAIRLARGDVPPALRDVELLALDIGLLQAGASVKGEFEQRLKGVIDEVRASVRPVILFIDEAHGLIGAGGPAGQGDAANLLKPALARGELRTVGATTWSEYKKYIDKDAALSRRFQVVRIDEPDETLACAMLRAMVPALEAHFGIRVLDEAVVEAVRLSSRYIGARQLPDKAVSVLDTACARVALGQCATPAELEDARQGLARLREEQSALKRESLSLAAHRERLAELDTAIERQSKELEVLHRRFEHEQTLVAKIRQAQTALEALPATGASARGSGRRRGGTLDRLLKTLASVQQNASMVPLQVDRQLVADVVSGWTGIPLGRMLKDEIRTILGLKALMAERVRGQDHALEAVAQRVRTARANLEDPSKPKAVFLFVGPSGVGKTETALALADLLYGGERKLVTINMSEYQEPHSVAGLKGAPPGYVGYGEGGVLTEAVRRNPHCVLLLDEVEKAHPDVLELFFQVFDKGVLEDAEGREIDFRNTLIILTSNVGSAQIMASCLNLANEAVPTAEELGSRLAPVLQQRFKPAFLGRMKVVPFYPISDTVLAEIIQLKLARIRERVAANHKARFIHDDTLTEAVLARCTEVDSGARNVDHILNGSLLPEIAGEVLARMADGEAVSEIRVSAGEQGQFRYSVV
- the tssG gene encoding type VI secretion system baseplate subunit TssG yields the protein MQTTQRRVDPGLIGHLLEAPWSFEFFQSVRLLEREFGSGLRRESVLPPVLRFSNSLALGFAPSQLEAVKPVRDDAQDSEMPMAVRAVELTPSFIGFLGIHGSLPAHYTEQVIESLRMAGDRGAHAFFDLFSNRVVAQFYLAWRKYKLALMYEHDRRKHFLPQVLAFCGLGQDGLRDRLNQAPGAIDDESLAHFAALIRQRPVSGTALQRVLSSYFRVAVRLEQFVGRWYRLEAPQCARLGQANAMLGHDVLLGERVWQCDLRVRIFLGPLPLSTYRAFLPGSERAAAMKKLLQLLTGLRLEYEVRPVLKAEDVKPCRLSGRPVYRLGFDSFVCSRPAASDRSDAAFDLHPS
- the tssF gene encoding type VI secretion system baseplate subunit TssF — its product is MKDLLPHYERELAFLRTHGREFAERYPRIASRLMMSGEGSDDPHVERMIESFALLSARVSKRLEDSYPEFAESLLSVLYPHYLRPFPSCSIACLQNADMSSVPPEGITIPRGSTLKSRAVNGAECTFRTAWDVSTSTMHLSRACFSPLPRLPAGVSLPPGASAMLSLGLRRTQGSGEAAWSGQSTVRLFIDAAQSVTAALRDALFLSVSATFVECESRWQRVAASLIEAVGFRAEEALVDYPSNVHDGYRYLTEYFAFPEKFSFFDLCLDRLPPDLPEHDELTLHFALTGLHAESDAARLLQGIDTRTLRTGCVPVVNLFHRRGEPIRLSGQKTCYPVIADARRAYAYEVASIDSVHRVSQSGQGEQMTEFRPFFSLRHGERATEDGNYWISSRDAQLAEKSPGHETRIAIVESAAGVPSRQSDVLSVALTCTNRDLPTLLPVNGPGAELIPEGDPHLGALRLLRRPSAPCRFDHQRDGLWRLVSHLSLNHLSISGSGLQAFREMLCLYDLPRNALNGRKIDGIKGIEHVTKTTWLNGKPFACFVRGIEVRVTIDEDAFVGSGLDVFARVMDRFFGLYVHLNSFVQVVLVSSRTAEELIRCKPRSGESILG
- the tssE gene encoding type VI secretion system baseplate subunit TssE; the protein is MTGFEPSLHEKLFGGENDPAPHQGLSLDQLKASVARDLESLLNTRLGMPDAAFHAFPEARRSVVHYGLSDFSSLSLSSLADRVAILQALRAAIVLNEPRLRNVDVAFDSDRRSENRLLFTIRALLVVRPLCEAVSFDLMLKPTTQQYLVGPDSMARARV
- a CDS encoding Hcp family type VI secretion system effector gives rise to the protein MKDIYVEFKGSDIKGDSRDSKHKDQIEVYTWSHSIRQPKSATASSSGGHTAERCEHDEMVFTKDIDGASPKLYQACSSGLVINDVVICFYRAHGGKNTTGNPGTTQNRHQYLKIELKNVLVASVSPNVSSEGIPMESFSLKYSAVKWTYDELNIDGSKTGKVNIQGAWNLATNTPSLN